The Anabaena sp. WA102 genome contains a region encoding:
- a CDS encoding glycosyltransferase family 2 protein, translating to MRNTVLIPTYRRPQDLARCLKALQQQTKSVDQAIVVVRDTDTETQQFLQQFPPHLLPLQIVTVTQPGVVSALNAGLAQVQGDILSITDDDAAPHPDWLAKINTHFSVNYAVGGVGGRDWVYQGDKLENGSRPIVGKLQWWGRVIGNHHLGIGAPREVDVLKGVNMSFRTQAIGKLRFDDRMQGTGAQVHFEMSFALTLKRTGWKIIYDPSIGVDHYPAQRFDEDQRHNFNDTALINLVHNETLILLEHLSPLRQIIFLSWSILVGTRESLGICQWLRLFPQQKEIASKKLRASLRGRWLGYQKYRKIGNHHLSY from the coding sequence ATGAGAAACACAGTTCTCATTCCCACCTATCGCCGTCCTCAAGACCTAGCCCGCTGTCTGAAAGCACTGCAACAGCAAACTAAATCAGTTGATCAGGCGATCGTTGTTGTCAGAGATACAGACACAGAAACTCAGCAATTTCTCCAACAATTTCCGCCCCACCTCCTCCCCTTACAGATTGTCACCGTCACTCAGCCGGGAGTCGTCTCCGCCCTCAACGCCGGACTGGCACAAGTACAGGGAGACATTCTTTCCATCACCGATGATGATGCCGCCCCCCACCCGGATTGGTTAGCAAAAATTAATACTCACTTTAGCGTTAATTATGCCGTTGGTGGCGTTGGTGGTCGTGATTGGGTGTATCAAGGAGACAAACTCGAAAATGGTTCTCGTCCCATAGTTGGTAAATTGCAATGGTGGGGGCGCGTCATTGGCAACCACCACTTAGGAATAGGCGCACCCCGTGAAGTTGATGTTCTCAAAGGTGTGAATATGAGCTTTCGTACCCAAGCGATCGGTAAACTGCGATTTGATGACAGAATGCAAGGAACAGGCGCACAAGTACATTTTGAAATGTCCTTTGCCCTCACCCTCAAACGTACTGGATGGAAAATAATTTATGATCCCAGCATTGGAGTAGATCACTATCCCGCCCAACGATTTGACGAAGATCAACGCCACAACTTTAACGACACCGCATTAATTAACCTAGTCCACAACGAAACCTTAATTTTATTAGAACATCTTTCCCCCCTGCGTCAAATTATATTTTTATCCTGGTCAATTTTAGTTGGTACAAGAGAAAGTTTAGGAATATGTCAATGGCTGAGACTATTTCCCCAACAAAAAGAAATCGCCAGTAAAAAATTGCGAGCATCCTTACGAGGAAGATGGTTAGGATATCAAAAATATAGAAAAATAGGAAATCACCATCTTAGTTATTAA
- a CDS encoding glycosyltransferase family 4 protein: MKICIVTHKIRKGDGQGRVNYEVVQEAIRRGHDLTLLASEIAPELAENSAVNCIYIPVEGYPTEFIRNFIFAQESADWLRKNRANLDLIKVNGAITMGASDVNAVHFVHGSWLKSPVHISHKRKDLYGLYQWLFTAANAYWEKQAFRKSKIIIAVSEKVAQELVNIDVPRSQIRVVVNGVDLQEFAPGVSSRTELGLPENVNLALFAGDIRISRKNLDTVLHALVKVPELHLAVVGGTQDSPYPAMAKALNISKRVHFLGYRRDMPQIQRASDLFVFPSRYEPFGLVVIEAMASGLPVITATTTGAADLVNPDCGIVLDDCDDVNALADALGLLNSDRSLRQKMGKVARTIAEQHSWSTMAQTYLNIFEELITHEKHSSHSHLSPSSRPSPLSESTATAN, encoded by the coding sequence GTGAAAATTTGTATTGTTACCCACAAAATCAGAAAAGGTGATGGTCAAGGTAGAGTTAATTATGAAGTAGTTCAAGAAGCCATTCGTCGTGGTCATGATCTGACATTATTAGCTAGTGAAATTGCCCCAGAGTTAGCAGAAAATAGTGCTGTTAATTGTATTTATATTCCAGTAGAAGGGTATCCTACGGAATTTATTCGCAATTTCATCTTTGCTCAAGAAAGTGCCGATTGGTTGCGTAAAAATAGAGCCAATTTAGATTTGATTAAGGTCAATGGCGCGATTACTATGGGGGCAAGTGATGTGAATGCCGTGCATTTTGTACATGGTTCTTGGTTGAAATCGCCTGTGCATATTTCCCATAAACGTAAAGATTTGTACGGGTTATATCAATGGTTATTTACTGCGGCTAATGCTTATTGGGAAAAACAAGCTTTTCGGAAATCTAAAATTATTATTGCTGTCTCAGAAAAAGTTGCCCAAGAATTAGTAAATATTGATGTACCTCGTTCACAAATTCGGGTTGTTGTTAATGGTGTAGACTTACAAGAATTTGCTCCTGGTGTCAGTTCTCGGACGGAATTGGGATTGCCTGAGAATGTTAATTTGGCATTATTTGCAGGTGATATTCGCATTTCTCGTAAGAACTTAGATACTGTACTTCATGCCTTAGTAAAAGTTCCTGAATTACATTTAGCAGTTGTCGGTGGTACTCAAGATAGCCCTTATCCGGCAATGGCAAAGGCATTAAATATTAGTAAAAGAGTGCATTTTTTAGGTTATCGCCGTGATATGCCCCAAATTCAACGGGCATCAGATTTATTTGTATTTCCATCCCGTTATGAACCTTTTGGACTTGTAGTGATTGAAGCGATGGCTTCAGGTTTGCCCGTGATTACCGCCACTACTACTGGTGCGGCTGATTTAGTTAATCCCGACTGTGGCATCGTTTTAGACGATTGTGATGACGTTAATGCTTTAGCCGATGCGCTTGGGTTGTTAAATAGCGATCGCTCACTGCGTCAAAAAATGGGTAAAGTTGCCCGGACTATTGCCGAACAACATAGCTGGTCAACAATGGCACAAACCTATCTAAATATATTTGAGGAGTTAATCACCCATGAGAAACACAGTTCTCATTCCCACCTATCGCCGTCCTCAAGACCTAGCCCGCTGTCTGAAAGCACTGCAACAGCAAACTAA
- a CDS encoding glycosyltransferase family 2 protein gives MLNINSSEPLVSVIIPTYNRPEYLKQAINSAVNQTYQNLEIIVSDNCSSENPQALIESFQDSRIKFWRHEQNIGMLANQFHGFKIATGKYVASLHDDDIWNEDFLSKLVPNLEANPDLILAFCDQYIIDGDSKINVAATENNTRSYKRDQITPGVHKNFTQIGLIDKSIPTAAACVIRNGVLNWDNIPSEVDGMWDLYLTYLCCISGYGVYYVPEKLTQYREHEQTDTMLSGSRNVQAKIRKGKSEIFCYQTFMEDQRLEEFKSYFKTKWLEANTTLGIGLLRDQKITDARRYFWQTLSEQKFNLRTLVALIISFIPTNLTNKIWKIS, from the coding sequence ATGTTAAATATTAACTCCTCCGAACCTTTGGTGAGCGTCATTATCCCCACCTATAATCGCCCAGAATACCTGAAACAAGCCATTAATAGTGCTGTTAACCAAACTTATCAAAATCTAGAAATTATTGTTTCTGATAATTGTAGTTCTGAAAATCCTCAAGCACTAATTGAATCATTTCAAGACTCACGGATCAAATTTTGGCGACATGAGCAAAATATTGGGATGTTAGCTAACCAGTTTCATGGTTTTAAAATTGCTACAGGTAAATATGTGGCTAGTCTCCATGATGATGATATATGGAATGAGGATTTTTTATCTAAACTTGTCCCCAATTTAGAAGCAAATCCCGATTTAATTTTGGCATTTTGTGACCAATATATTATAGATGGTGATAGTAAAATTAATGTAGCTGCCACTGAAAACAATACCCGCAGTTATAAACGTGATCAAATCACTCCCGGAGTTCATAAAAATTTTACTCAAATTGGCTTAATTGATAAAAGTATTCCCACTGCGGCTGCTTGTGTAATTAGAAATGGAGTGCTTAATTGGGATAATATTCCTTCAGAGGTTGACGGAATGTGGGATTTATATTTAACATATCTTTGTTGTATTTCTGGCTATGGAGTTTACTATGTTCCCGAAAAATTAACCCAATATCGAGAGCATGAACAAACTGATACTATGCTCAGTGGTAGTCGCAATGTTCAAGCAAAAATCCGTAAAGGTAAAAGTGAGATATTCTGTTATCAAACTTTTATGGAAGATCAACGGTTAGAGGAATTTAAGTCCTACTTTAAAACCAAATGGCTAGAAGCTAATACAACTTTAGGAATTGGCTTATTACGAGATCAAAAAATTACAGATGCCCGCCGTTATTTCTGGCAAACTTTAAGTGAACAAAAATTCAATTTACGAACTTTAGTGGCTTTAATTATTAGTTTTATTCCTACCAATCTAACGAATAAAATTTGGAAAATTTCCTAA
- the hepA gene encoding heterocyst formation ABC transporter subunit HepA, translated as MDSKFLPSTMKILQATSWWQNNRVILREFKHFRVVAILAIVFSALAASFEGFGLGFLLVFLQSLTTPGSEPVKTGIEWFDILILGINGSATERLYRISALIVVTTCMRASFNYIGQICIQFSEISLVDNLRKRIFQQLEAQTLNYFSHKKSGELVNILTSEMERIRQIFGGLAFLITRSFTLIVYSISLFILSWKLTIVSILLFSLLAVALSTLNKQIRERSFAITSANDNFTARVLEFIEGIRTIHAFSTQEFERNRYYQASEKIVNTWKSVYWISLIVKPLAESISTLILISMIIVALATGLMKVSALLTFFFVLFRIIPMTQDLNGVVAFLSTQAGAVENIKDLLKPDDKIYFQNGALRFPGFRRSIDLVSVDFDYSLNQRVLHNITLSIKQGEMTALIGSSGAGKTTLADLIPRFHDATDGYIYIDEVDIRKFDINSLRSKIAVVSQNTFIFNTSVWNNIAYGTPTATEAEIKEAARLANALEFILEMPEGFDTQLGDRGVRLSGGQRQRIAIARALLKNPEILILDEATSALDSVSERLIQESLEKLSVGRTVIAIAHRLSTIAKADKVVVLEQGKIVEQGAYQELLQQRGKFWQYYQIQNEVR; from the coding sequence ATGGATTCCAAATTTCTACCGTCAACTATGAAAATATTGCAAGCTACAAGTTGGTGGCAAAATAATCGGGTAATATTACGAGAATTTAAACACTTTCGAGTTGTGGCTATTTTAGCTATCGTATTTTCGGCTTTAGCTGCAAGTTTTGAAGGGTTTGGTTTAGGATTTTTGCTGGTGTTCCTGCAAAGCCTAACTACTCCTGGTTCTGAACCTGTGAAAACAGGGATAGAGTGGTTTGATATTTTGATTTTAGGAATTAATGGTTCAGCAACGGAGCGATTATATCGAATATCTGCTTTAATTGTTGTTACAACCTGTATGCGGGCATCCTTTAATTATATAGGACAGATTTGCATCCAGTTTAGTGAAATCAGTTTAGTAGATAATCTGCGTAAACGAATTTTTCAACAGTTAGAGGCTCAAACTCTCAATTATTTTAGTCATAAGAAATCCGGGGAATTAGTTAATATTCTTACCAGTGAAATGGAGAGAATTAGACAAATTTTTGGTGGACTAGCTTTTTTAATCACTAGAAGTTTTACGCTGATTGTCTATTCTATTTCTTTGTTTATACTTTCCTGGAAACTGACTATAGTTTCTATTTTACTATTTAGTCTTTTGGCGGTAGCATTATCTACCTTAAATAAACAAATTAGAGAACGTAGTTTTGCGATTACTTCCGCTAATGATAATTTTACTGCTAGGGTGCTAGAGTTTATCGAAGGTATTCGCACAATTCATGCTTTTTCTACTCAAGAATTTGAGCGAAACCGCTATTATCAAGCCAGTGAAAAAATTGTTAATACTTGGAAAAGTGTTTATTGGATTTCTTTGATAGTTAAGCCTTTGGCTGAGAGTATATCTACGCTAATTCTGATTAGTATGATTATTGTGGCTTTAGCCACAGGATTAATGAAAGTTTCGGCTTTGTTAACTTTCTTTTTTGTCCTGTTCCGCATTATCCCTATGACTCAGGATTTGAATGGGGTAGTGGCTTTTTTAAGTACCCAAGCGGGAGCAGTGGAAAATATCAAGGATTTGTTGAAACCTGATGATAAAATCTATTTTCAAAATGGCGCATTAAGATTTCCTGGTTTTAGAAGATCAATTGATTTGGTGTCTGTAGATTTTGATTATAGTCTTAATCAACGAGTTTTACATAATATTACTCTCTCAATTAAACAAGGGGAAATGACGGCTTTAATTGGTTCATCTGGGGCTGGTAAAACCACACTTGCAGATTTAATTCCTCGCTTTCATGATGCTACTGACGGCTATATTTATATAGATGAAGTTGATATTCGCAAATTTGACATTAACTCTCTGCGTTCTAAGATAGCAGTTGTGAGTCAGAATACTTTTATTTTCAATACTTCTGTTTGGAATAATATTGCTTACGGGACACCAACAGCTACAGAAGCAGAAATTAAAGAAGCTGCACGATTAGCAAATGCTTTAGAATTTATTTTAGAAATGCCGGAGGGTTTTGATACGCAATTAGGAGATAGAGGTGTGCGGTTATCAGGTGGACAAAGACAAAGAATTGCGATCGCTCGCGCATTGCTGAAAAACCCCGAAATCCTGATTCTAGATGAAGCTACAAGTGCCTTAGATTCAGTGTCTGAGCGGTTAATTCAAGAATCCTTAGAAAAGCTATCTGTTGGGCGCACAGTCATTGCGATCGCTCACCGTCTTTCTACTATAGCTAAAGCAGATAAAGTTGTAGTTTTAGAACAAGGAAAAATCGTAGAACAGGGAGCATATCAAGAGCTACTTCAACAACGTGGCAAATTTTGGCAATATTATCAAATTCAAAATGAAGTGAGATAA
- the hepC gene encoding heterocyst development glycosyltransferase HepC gives MPISVISSLNSNSIVPQQSENFNFLSCSLKWRRGKLLVKASEKFSQPHLAALENEESLIECLKHSPVSLVSIDPKIGDSLLKVWANACQKANKPIFINISGHQKLPKKGNQIFRTLQIIIDWTWALLLLLFMSPVILGGLITMQIYSPKLLFNYEWYVGENGQLFQIIKFSSMAKQEMTDLNIILGTFILNNLSNVLNILQGKFCLINNRCLSLESAVKLSLESQNNKLNKQNKFSGVS, from the coding sequence ATGCCAATTTCAGTCATTTCTAGTCTAAATAGTAACTCTATTGTCCCCCAGCAATCTGAAAATTTTAACTTCCTATCATGCTCATTAAAATGGCGCAGAGGAAAATTATTAGTAAAAGCCTCTGAAAAATTCTCACAACCCCATTTAGCTGCACTAGAAAATGAAGAATCTTTAATAGAATGTTTAAAACATTCTCCAGTTAGTTTAGTCAGCATAGATCCCAAAATCGGTGATTCTTTATTAAAAGTTTGGGCAAATGCTTGTCAAAAAGCTAATAAGCCCATATTTATAAACATTTCTGGGCATCAAAAATTGCCAAAGAAAGGTAATCAAATTTTCAGAACTTTACAAATAATAATTGATTGGACTTGGGCTTTACTTTTGCTGTTATTTATGAGTCCAGTCATTCTCGGAGGATTAATAACTATGCAAATATATTCCCCCAAATTGCTGTTTAATTATGAGTGGTATGTCGGAGAAAATGGGCAACTTTTTCAGATTATTAAGTTTAGTTCTATGGCTAAACAGGAAATGACAGATTTGAACATTATTTTAGGTACATTCATTTTGAATAATTTATCTAATGTATTGAATATATTGCAGGGAAAATTTTGTCTAATCAATAATCGTTGTTTATCTTTGGAAAGTGCAGTTAAATTAAGTTTAGAATCACAAAATAACAAATTAAACAAGCAAAATAAATTTAGCGGTGTATCGTAA
- a CDS encoding GumC family protein, with amino-acid sequence MVQTSLNPNINSASETEPGYGQMFAVILRRFPWLLLVLLSSTAIAGIITLKTPPSFKSTMQLLVEPNYQGKKETDNTESQFTDANVEVDTATQLNLMQSSGLIKKAVDRLKTEYPDLTVMDLKKSLVLTQIKTPEDNIATKIFQVDYTDSDPGKTQKVLKTIQQVYLEYNKQQQDSRLQKGLQVIRDQLRKATDEVTASEANLQRFRRSQNLIDPDAQAKTVEIALNTVQQERQTTRSQYEEALAKQKSLQTQLNRSPQNALVSSRLSQSTRYQGLLNEIQKTELALAQERLRFTDDTPSVQKLYEQLQSQKQLLQKEVSRTLGEKTNSTFNSGDNLLEQGQLGQIDLNLTGQLVETQTTIVALTARDQTLAAKEKELQADLKRFPSLLAYYNRILPQLQFSRERLEQLLRAEQKLRQELSKGGFNWEVVEEPQEGLHTGPNMRQNLLLGGVIGLMLGGLAAFIREASDDAVHTTAELEKQAALPLLGTTPKLPPPKPRESMIKLPFGKPEVLAPWTIQVLQSSPRWESLDLIYKNIELLNKVSDLRSLMVTSALPDDGKSALALGLAMSAARLHKKVLLIDANLRDPNLHKQLNLPNEQGLSSLLESEVNLPNQISVPYSGSSYIDILTAGPTPTDPAHLLSSPRMIQLIAAFEENYDLVIIDAPSVLGLVDAMLTASSCRSVVMMASIGKVTRTQLNQATGMLSRLNLIGVVANGVSPSDSTYVPYVKAKQLVLQPAMEE; translated from the coding sequence GTGGTTCAAACTAGTCTAAATCCCAATATAAATTCAGCATCAGAAACAGAACCAGGTTATGGACAAATGTTTGCAGTAATTCTGCGAAGATTTCCCTGGTTATTATTAGTATTGCTCAGTTCTACGGCTATTGCTGGCATCATTACATTAAAAACTCCACCCAGCTTCAAAAGCACCATGCAATTGTTAGTAGAGCCTAACTATCAAGGCAAGAAAGAAACAGATAACACTGAAAGTCAATTTACTGATGCTAATGTGGAGGTAGATACAGCTACTCAATTAAACTTGATGCAGAGTTCTGGACTGATTAAAAAAGCAGTTGATAGACTTAAAACTGAATATCCAGACTTAACTGTAATGGATTTAAAAAAATCCTTAGTCCTCACTCAAATTAAGACTCCAGAGGATAATATTGCTACTAAAATATTTCAAGTTGATTACACCGATAGCGATCCAGGAAAAACTCAGAAAGTCCTCAAAACAATTCAGCAGGTTTATTTAGAATACAATAAACAACAACAAGATTCACGCCTACAAAAAGGTTTACAAGTTATCAGAGATCAATTAAGAAAAGCGACTGATGAAGTAACCGCTTCCGAAGCAAATTTACAAAGATTTCGCAGAAGTCAAAATTTAATTGATCCAGATGCTCAAGCTAAAACCGTAGAGATAGCTTTAAATACTGTCCAACAGGAACGACAAACAACTCGTTCCCAGTATGAAGAAGCCTTAGCAAAGCAAAAATCTTTGCAAACACAACTGAACCGTTCTCCACAAAATGCCTTAGTTTCTTCTCGTCTGAGTCAGTCTACCCGCTACCAAGGCTTACTCAATGAAATCCAAAAAACAGAACTGGCTTTAGCACAAGAACGTTTACGTTTCACAGATGATACTCCCAGCGTTCAAAAATTATATGAACAACTGCAAAGTCAAAAGCAACTTTTACAAAAAGAAGTTAGCAGAACTTTAGGAGAAAAAACCAACTCTACCTTTAATTCTGGAGACAATCTTTTAGAACAAGGACAACTAGGACAAATTGATCTTAATCTCACAGGTCAATTAGTAGAAACCCAAACAACCATCGTTGCATTAACCGCCCGCGATCAAACCTTAGCAGCCAAAGAGAAAGAATTACAAGCCGACCTCAAGCGGTTTCCTTCTCTATTGGCTTATTATAATCGCATCCTGCCTCAACTACAATTTAGTAGAGAAAGATTAGAACAATTATTAAGAGCAGAACAAAAATTACGCCAAGAACTTTCTAAAGGTGGATTTAATTGGGAGGTAGTAGAAGAACCCCAAGAAGGTCTTCATACTGGTCCTAACATGAGACAAAATCTCTTATTAGGAGGAGTAATTGGGTTAATGTTAGGAGGACTTGCTGCCTTTATTCGTGAAGCATCTGATGACGCTGTACATACCACTGCGGAATTAGAAAAACAAGCTGCTCTCCCATTATTAGGAACAACTCCTAAATTGCCACCTCCCAAACCCAGAGAATCCATGATAAAATTGCCATTTGGCAAACCAGAAGTTCTCGCACCTTGGACAATTCAAGTATTACAATCTTCTCCCCGTTGGGAATCACTTGATCTCATTTACAAAAATATTGAACTGCTTAATAAAGTCTCAGATTTAAGATCATTAATGGTGACATCAGCATTACCAGATGATGGTAAATCGGCTTTGGCATTAGGTCTAGCCATGAGTGCGGCTCGCCTACATAAAAAAGTCTTACTAATTGATGCCAATTTACGCGATCCTAATCTGCACAAACAGTTAAATCTTCCTAATGAACAAGGACTTTCTAGTTTATTAGAAAGTGAAGTTAATCTACCTAATCAGATCAGTGTTCCTTACTCTGGGTCGTCTTACATTGATATTTTAACAGCCGGACCAACTCCGACCGATCCTGCTCATCTTTTGAGTTCTCCCCGGATGATTCAATTAATAGCTGCATTTGAAGAAAATTATGATTTGGTAATCATAGATGCCCCTTCCGTTCTTGGGTTAGTAGATGCTATGCTCACGGCATCATCCTGTCGTAGTGTGGTGATGATGGCAAGTATTGGTAAAGTGACCCGCACCCAACTTAATCAAGCCACAGGGATGTTGAGTAGGTTAAATCTGATTGGGGTTGTAGCCAATGGCGTATCTCCATCTGATAGCACCTATGTACCTTATGTAAAAGCAAAACAATTAGTTTTACAACCAGCAATGGAAGAATAA
- a CDS encoding glycosyltransferase, with product MKIALVHDYLTQRGGAERVFELLCKRYPDADIFTSLYDPQKSIDLGERIINTTFLQKIPGATKYFRMLAPLYFPAFRSLDLQDYDLIISSSTSFAKAVRKNPQAKHICFCHNVTRFLWDTETYLREYGDYRYFAPLIEKIFQMMRDVDLKYAQEPDLYIANSTIVAQRIQKIYHKQAIAINYPIDTSNFVFSDTKEEYYLASARMISYKRLDIIVEAFNWLGWNLLISGDGPEQERLKAQALPNIQFLGHVSDRERKDLFSKAKSIIVAALEDYGLVPVEANASGTPVIAYGAGGVLDTQIPGKTGVFFKRQAPCSLQAALLEAGGISWDYETIRNHAVSNFSEQSFFSKVEQVIDQASSSSNLF from the coding sequence ATGAAAATAGCTCTCGTCCATGATTACTTAACCCAACGCGGTGGAGCAGAGCGCGTATTTGAATTATTGTGTAAACGGTATCCCGACGCTGACATTTTCACCTCATTATACGACCCGCAAAAAAGTATTGATTTAGGTGAGAGAATTATCAACACCACATTTTTACAAAAAATTCCTGGTGCAACCAAATATTTTCGGATGTTAGCCCCCTTATATTTTCCCGCATTTCGTTCCTTGGATCTTCAAGATTATGACCTAATTATCAGCAGTAGCACCAGTTTTGCCAAAGCAGTACGGAAAAATCCCCAAGCAAAACATATTTGTTTTTGTCATAATGTTACCCGCTTTTTATGGGATACAGAAACATATTTACGGGAGTACGGAGACTATAGATACTTTGCACCTCTCATCGAAAAAATCTTTCAAATGATGAGAGATGTAGACCTGAAATATGCTCAAGAACCCGATCTCTACATCGCTAACTCTACCATTGTTGCCCAACGAATTCAAAAGATTTATCACAAACAAGCGATCGCCATTAACTATCCAATTGATACTAGCAACTTTGTTTTTTCCGATACTAAAGAAGAATACTACTTGGCATCGGCGCGGATGATCAGTTATAAACGTCTTGATATAATAGTCGAAGCTTTTAATTGGTTAGGCTGGAACTTATTAATATCAGGTGATGGACCAGAACAAGAAAGATTAAAAGCCCAGGCATTACCCAACATCCAATTTCTAGGTCATGTCAGTGATAGAGAACGTAAAGACTTATTTTCTAAAGCCAAATCAATTATTGTTGCGGCTTTAGAAGATTATGGATTAGTTCCAGTCGAGGCAAACGCCAGTGGTACACCAGTTATTGCCTATGGAGCCGGAGGAGTCTTAGACACTCAAATACCAGGTAAAACAGGTGTATTTTTCAAAAGACAAGCACCATGCTCTTTACAAGCAGCTTTACTAGAAGCTGGAGGAATATCTTGGGATTACGAAACTATCCGTAATCATGCCGTTAGCAATTTCTCAGAACAGTCATTTTTTAGTAAAGTTGAGCAAGTTATTGATCAAGCTAGTAGTTCGTCAAATTTATTTTGA
- a CDS encoding NAD(P)H-dependent oxidoreductase: protein MIIVDKALQARADLGKPVKVAMIGAGFMGRGIANQIINSVPGMELVAISNRHIDNAKRAYLEAGIEDIKIVTNLADLEEAIAQNEYAITEDAMLLCEADGIDAIIEVTGTIEYAAHLVMCAIAHHKHIILMNAELDGTIGPILKVHADRAGVILSACDGDQPGVEMNLYRFVKSIGLKPLLCGNIKGLQDPYRNPTTQAGFAQRWGQNPAMVTSFADGTKISFEQAIVANGTGMKVAKRGMLGYDYTGHVDEMTKMYDIDQLQELGGIVDYVVGTKPGPGVFVFATHEDPKQRHYLNLYKLGEGPLYSFYTPYHLCHFEVPLSVARAVLFHDAVLAPIAGPVVDVVTTAKIDLQAGATLDGIGYYMTYGQCENSPIVQQQNLLPMGLAEGCRLKRDIPKDQVLTYDDVELPEGRLCDQLRAEQAVYFAPVKTLALTK from the coding sequence ATGATTATTGTTGATAAAGCTTTACAAGCACGAGCGGATTTAGGTAAACCAGTTAAGGTGGCAATGATTGGTGCTGGTTTTATGGGTCGAGGAATTGCTAATCAAATTATCAATTCTGTGCCAGGAATGGAGTTGGTGGCTATTTCTAATCGTCACATTGATAACGCTAAACGAGCTTATTTAGAAGCAGGAATTGAAGATATCAAAATTGTTACTAATTTAGCTGATTTAGAAGAAGCGATCGCTCAAAATGAATATGCAATCACCGAAGATGCCATGCTCCTGTGTGAAGCTGATGGCATAGATGCAATCATTGAAGTCACCGGGACAATTGAATACGCGGCTCATTTGGTGATGTGTGCGATCGCTCATCACAAGCATATCATCCTCATGAATGCCGAACTAGATGGCACAATTGGACCGATACTCAAAGTCCATGCAGACCGCGCTGGAGTCATCCTGAGCGCCTGTGACGGCGACCAACCAGGGGTAGAAATGAACTTGTACCGCTTTGTCAAAAGCATCGGTTTAAAACCCCTCCTGTGCGGCAACATCAAAGGCTTACAAGACCCCTACCGCAACCCCACCACCCAAGCCGGTTTTGCTCAACGCTGGGGTCAAAATCCTGCTATGGTGACAAGCTTTGCCGATGGTACAAAAATATCCTTTGAGCAAGCCATAGTCGCCAACGGCACAGGTATGAAAGTAGCCAAGCGGGGAATGTTGGGATATGACTACACAGGTCATGTTGATGAAATGACCAAAATGTACGACATTGACCAACTTCAAGAACTAGGCGGTATCGTTGATTACGTCGTTGGCACCAAACCCGGTCCAGGAGTATTCGTATTTGCCACCCACGAAGACCCCAAACAACGTCATTACCTCAACCTATATAAACTCGGTGAAGGACCTCTCTACAGCTTCTACACCCCCTATCACCTGTGCCATTTTGAAGTTCCCCTCTCCGTAGCCCGTGCTGTCCTCTTCCATGATGCGGTGCTTGCACCAATCGCCGGTCCCGTTGTTGATGTCGTCACCACCGCCAAAATTGACCTCCAAGCCGGAGCAACCCTTGATGGTATTGGTTATTACATGACCTATGGACAATGCGAAAATTCCCCAATTGTGCAACAACAAAACCTACTGCCAATGGGTCTAGCGGAAGGATGTCGCTTAAAGCGCGATATTCCTAAAGATCAAGTCCTCACTTATGATGACGTGGAACTACCAGAAGGTAGACTTTGTGATCAATTACGCGCTGAACAAGCAGTTTACTTTGCTCCTGTGAAAACTTTAGCACTAACAAAATAG
- the rfbC gene encoding dTDP-4-dehydrorhamnose 3,5-epimerase: MIFTSTKLAGAFIIDLEEKPDSRGFFARTFCADEFLAHGLKPTVAQCNLSFNHKKGTLRGMHYQTLPAAETKLIRCTQGAIYDVIVDMRPESPTYLAHIGVELSAENRRALYVPEMFAHGYQALTDGAEVVYQVGEFYTPGYERGLRYDDPILEISWPLSATEMSDKDRNWPLLESILIGV, from the coding sequence ATGATTTTTACCTCTACTAAACTCGCTGGTGCTTTTATTATTGACTTAGAAGAAAAGCCTGATTCTCGTGGTTTTTTTGCTCGGACTTTTTGCGCTGATGAATTTCTCGCTCATGGGTTAAAACCAACAGTTGCCCAATGTAACCTTTCTTTTAATCATAAAAAAGGCACATTACGAGGAATGCACTATCAAACTCTCCCCGCAGCGGAAACAAAATTAATTCGCTGTACTCAAGGAGCTATTTATGATGTGATTGTGGATATGCGTCCTGAATCTCCTACTTATCTAGCGCATATTGGTGTAGAACTGAGTGCAGAAAATCGCCGCGCTCTTTATGTTCCTGAAATGTTTGCTCATGGTTATCAAGCTTTAACAGATGGTGCAGAAGTTGTATATCAAGTGGGTGAATTTTACACTCCTGGATATGAACGGGGTTTACGTTATGATGATCCAATTTTAGAAATTTCTTGGCCATTGAGTGCTACAGAAATGTCTGATAAAGATCGCAATTGGCCTTTACTAGAATCTATTTTGATAGGAGTTTAA